One window of the Manihot esculenta cultivar AM560-2 chromosome 14, M.esculenta_v8, whole genome shotgun sequence genome contains the following:
- the LOC110630961 gene encoding probable xyloglucan endotransglucosylase/hydrolase protein 23: MVLSLFMSVLVSSLMVSSASNFYNDFDITWGDGRAKILNNGQLLTLSLDQASGSGFQSRNEYLFAKIDMQLKLVPGNSAGTVTAYYLKSNGSTWDEIDFEFLGNLSGDPYILHTNVFSQGKGNREQQFYLWFDPTADFHTYTILWNPQRIILSVDGTPIREFKNLESMGVPYPKNQPMRIYSSLWNADDWATRGGLVKTDWSKAPFTASYRNFKANACAWSNGVSSCGTSNSMTNSWLSEELDSTSHERLQWVRNNYMIYNYCTDANRFPQGFPPECNLS; the protein is encoded by the exons ATGGTGCTTTCTCTGTTTATGTCTGTTCTTGTCTCCTCTTTGATGGTTTCTTCCGCCAGCAACTTCTATAATGATTTTGATATTACATGGGGAGACGGCCGAGCTAAGATTCTCAACAATGGACAACTTCTCACTCTCTCCCTTGATCAAGCTTCTGGCTCTGGATTTCAGTCCAGGAATGAGTATCTCTTTGCAAAGATTGATATGCAGCTCAAGCTTGTCCCTGGCAACTCTGCTGGCACTGTCACCGCCTATTAT TTGAAATCAAATGGGTCCACTTGGGATGAgattgattttgagttcttggggaatttgagtGGCGATCCTTACATCCTCCACACTAATGTGTTCAGCCAAGGCAAAGGCAACAGAGAGCAGCAATTCTATCTGTGGTTTGACCCAACTGCAGATTTCCACACATATACCATTCTATGGAATCCCCAGAGGATCATCTTATCTGTAGATGGCACCCCAATTAGAGAGTTCAAGAACTTGGAATCAATGGGTGTTCCATATCCAAAGAATCAGCCAATGAGAATTTACTCTAGTCTATGGAATGCTGATGATTGGGCAACAAGAGGTGGTCTAGTGAAGACAGATTGGAGTAAAGCTCCATTCACTGCTTCCTATAGAAACTTCAAAGCAAATGCATGTGCTTGGTCAAATGGGGTATCTTCCTGTGGGACTTCAAACTCCATGACAAATTCATGGCTGTCAGAAGAGCTTGATTCAACAAGTCATGAGAGGCTGCAATGGGTGAGGAACAACTACATGATATACAACTATTGCACAGATGCCAACAGATTTCCCCAAGGCTTCCCTCCTGAATGCAACTTATCTTAG
- the LOC122721753 gene encoding uncharacterized protein LOC122721753 — translation MAQRHHSSTWSRQGIWTKQRTAHGPFTCNMARHSCPTSTHAYGPHSVGPRFITVFTWTMDQCFFSKFTRTTHTNSSTSALSHVDGKFPIRASLQLYLKSFKQPEQDIQRQNSIPQIGEFHREAEFKISISI, via the exons ATGGCCCAACGTCACCACTCCAGCACATGGTCCCGCCAAGGCATATGGACCAAGCAGCGGACAGCACATGGACCTTTCACTTGCAACATGGCCCGCCACTCATGCCCCACTTCAACCCACGCATATGGACCGCACAGCGTGGGCCCGCGCTTCATCACTGTCTTCACGTGGACCATGGACCAGTGCTTTTTCTCAAAGTTCACGCGAACCACTCACACCAATTCTTCCACTTCAGCGCTCTCACACGTGGACGGCAAATTCCCAATTAGGGCGTCTCTCCAGCTCTATTTAAAGAGCTTTAAGCAGCCAGAACAAGACATACAAAGACAGAATTCAATTCCCCAAATCGGCGAATTCCACAGGGAGGCAGAATTCAAGATTTCAATTtcg atctga